The Kordia sp. SMS9 genome window below encodes:
- a CDS encoding site-specific DNA-methyltransferase, translating into MKVNKIYQGNCINKLTELESNSVDLVYFDPPFFTQKKHSLVTRDESKKYEFSDSWDSLDDYLDLIEACLKECKRVLKETGSVFLHCDKVASHYIRVTLDKVFGMKNFQSEIIWSYKRWSNSKKGLLNSHQNIYFYSKSKHFKFNQYYTNYAATTNIDQILQDRKKTANGKSIYKTDENGNIVLGKEKKGVPLSDTWEIPYLNPKAKERVGYPTQKPVLLLKEIIKIVTDKGDLVIDPFCGSGTTCVAAKSMDRDFIGIDASQDAVELANRRLEEMIITDSALLNKGYNSYLEKSEYEMAILKSIDALPVQRNSGIDGFLRKHFNEKPVPVKIQGKRETLNDSIEKLEKSCHEKEFELKIVIQTRKESRGNRLFELESDIEIIQSQELKIEELKEKNTVPNTGNHYTTQ; encoded by the coding sequence ATGAAAGTAAATAAAATATATCAAGGTAATTGTATTAATAAATTAACAGAATTAGAATCTAACTCTGTTGATTTGGTATATTTTGACCCACCTTTTTTTACTCAAAAGAAACATTCATTAGTAACTAGAGATGAATCAAAAAAATACGAATTCAGTGATAGTTGGGATTCACTAGATGACTACCTTGATTTAATTGAGGCTTGTTTAAAGGAATGTAAAAGAGTTTTAAAAGAAACTGGTAGTGTTTTTCTTCATTGTGACAAAGTTGCTTCTCATTACATCAGAGTAACTCTTGACAAAGTTTTTGGCATGAAAAACTTCCAAAGTGAAATTATTTGGAGTTATAAAAGATGGTCTAATTCTAAGAAAGGGCTTTTAAACTCGCATCAAAATATATACTTTTATTCAAAAAGTAAGCATTTTAAATTCAATCAGTATTATACAAATTACGCTGCTACAACAAATATTGACCAAATCTTACAAGACAGAAAAAAAACTGCAAATGGAAAGTCAATTTACAAGACTGATGAAAATGGCAACATTGTTTTAGGAAAAGAAAAAAAAGGCGTTCCATTATCAGATACTTGGGAAATTCCTTACTTAAATCCTAAAGCAAAAGAAAGAGTTGGTTATCCGACACAAAAACCTGTTTTGCTCTTAAAAGAGATAATTAAAATAGTAACAGACAAAGGTGATTTAGTTATTGACCCTTTTTGTGGAAGTGGTACAACCTGTGTTGCTGCTAAATCTATGGATAGAGATTTCATCGGAATTGATGCGTCTCAAGACGCAGTTGAACTTGCGAACAGACGATTGGAAGAAATGATAATCACAGATTCCGCATTATTAAACAAAGGCTATAATAGCTATCTTGAAAAATCAGAATATGAAATGGCAATTTTAAAAAGTATTGATGCTCTGCCAGTTCAAAGGAACTCTGGAATTGATGGATTTTTAAGAAAGCATTTTAACGAAAAACCAGTACCTGTTAAAATTCAAGGAAAAAGAGAAACTCTTAATGATTCAATTGAAAAACTTGAAAAATCTTGTCATGAAAAAGAATTTGAATTAAAAATTGTAATTCAAACTCGAAAAGAATCAAGAGGTAATCGGCTTTTTGAATTGGAATCTGATATAGAGATTATCCAATCACAGGAATTGAAAATTGAGGAGTTGAAAGAAAAAAATACTGTACCCAACACGGGCAACCATTACACAACCCAATAA
- a CDS encoding serine hydrolase, translating to MIKNKKKKWILRVLLLTGTAISMFFVPWILVKAWILPLPDTVQKQVDEAIGHGFDGMIVYVDQAGKPPVFYTGGWKDRKNKTPADPNSLFKIASISKLYTAVAITKMAKDKRLSFDETLADYFPELKGRIENADKITLKMMVQHRSGIPNFTDNPAYWENEQANGKRALDFALDLPASFKPDKGYEYSNTNYLLLRRIMDNVLGYNHNEYIKKKILIPLALKNTFFSITEVDLNDVMSGYYVGYDEDFKANEYGMLATAEDVGIFLRAINDGSVFEEGEQEIYPYEYNHGGLVIGYQSLAEYHKDIDTVVVQFINTTDFNGYEWNLSEIIINRIVKVIKRNR from the coding sequence ATGATAAAAAACAAAAAAAAGAAATGGATTCTAAGGGTGCTATTGCTTACTGGAACGGCAATATCCATGTTTTTTGTGCCATGGATTTTGGTAAAAGCATGGATTTTACCACTTCCCGATACTGTTCAAAAACAAGTGGATGAGGCCATTGGACATGGATTTGATGGAATGATTGTGTATGTAGACCAAGCAGGAAAACCACCAGTATTTTACACAGGTGGTTGGAAAGATAGAAAAAATAAAACACCAGCCGACCCAAATTCACTATTCAAAATTGCCAGTATCAGCAAGTTATATACGGCTGTTGCTATTACAAAAATGGCCAAAGACAAGCGTTTATCTTTTGATGAAACGCTTGCCGATTATTTTCCAGAACTTAAAGGTAGAATTGAAAATGCCGATAAAATAACTTTAAAGATGATGGTTCAACATCGGTCTGGGATTCCCAATTTTACAGATAATCCCGCGTATTGGGAAAACGAACAAGCAAACGGAAAAAGAGCCCTTGATTTTGCCCTTGACTTGCCAGCTAGTTTTAAACCTGATAAGGGATACGAATATTCAAACACAAATTATTTGTTGCTACGCAGGATTATGGATAATGTCCTTGGGTATAACCACAATGAGTATATCAAAAAGAAAATATTGATACCGTTAGCACTAAAAAATACATTTTTTTCTATTACTGAAGTCGATTTAAATGATGTTATGAGCGGATATTATGTAGGTTATGATGAAGACTTTAAAGCTAACGAGTATGGAATGTTGGCTACAGCAGAAGATGTGGGCATATTCTTGAGAGCCATAAACGATGGTTCTGTATTTGAAGAAGGCGAACAGGAAATCTATCCCTACGAATACAACCATGGTGGTTTAGTCATTGGCTATCAAAGTCTTGCTGAATATCATAAAGATATTGATACGGTTGTAGTGCAATTTATAAACACTACAGATTTTAATGGATATGAATGGAATTTGTCTGAAATTATTATCAATCGTATTGTCAAAGTAATTAAAAGAAATAGGTAA
- a CDS encoding transglutaminase family protein, whose protein sequence is MNTAKEYVEPTNLVDFNTPIVKEKALELIKGCTSKNDMIKKIYHYVRDEIPYTFTHNLQKASDVLKHQAGQCNTKTTLTIALLRAVNIPARYHCGSVSKKLFINTIPKWAYLFTPKLIPGHCWAEVFINDTWTAIENVVDLKLYEGIQCKMLDENQDESIGCGLSKDKFQKEWDGETDILMQDGALEVDAGIFSNADEYLAKAENFLNPIKRWVKNTFVKNAMNRKFNELRKYANKS, encoded by the coding sequence ATGAACACAGCAAAAGAATATGTAGAACCAACTAATCTAGTCGATTTTAATACTCCAATCGTAAAAGAAAAAGCGTTGGAACTAATTAAAGGATGTACGTCTAAAAATGATATGATAAAAAAAATTTATCACTATGTCCGTGATGAAATACCATACACGTTTACACATAACCTTCAAAAAGCTTCAGATGTATTAAAGCATCAAGCTGGACAATGCAATACAAAAACAACATTAACTATTGCGCTGCTTAGAGCTGTCAACATACCCGCAAGATACCATTGTGGAAGTGTTTCCAAAAAACTTTTCATCAATACCATTCCTAAATGGGCTTATCTATTTACCCCAAAATTAATACCTGGACATTGTTGGGCAGAAGTTTTTATTAATGATACATGGACGGCTATCGAAAATGTAGTTGACTTAAAACTTTATGAAGGCATTCAATGTAAAATGTTAGATGAAAATCAAGATGAATCCATAGGTTGCGGACTTTCTAAAGATAAATTTCAAAAAGAATGGGATGGAGAAACAGATATTTTAATGCAAGATGGAGCTTTGGAAGTGGATGCAGGGATCTTTAGCAATGCGGATGAATATTTAGCAAAAGCTGAAAATTTTCTAAATCCAATCAAACGTTGGGTAAAGAATACATTTGTGAAGAATGCCATGAACAGAAAGTTTAATGAATTACGAAAGTACGCCAACAAAAGTTAG
- a CDS encoding IS1182 family transposase yields MEYLKGDSRTQLTLYTTCLDDMIPQDNSVRFIDEFVNTLNLQELGFDAIASQGRPPYNPADLLKLYIYGYMNRTRSSRVLEKECSRNIEVMWLLKNLKPDHNTIARFRKENPKAIKRVFRQSVTIAKNFNLIGGVLIAGDSTKLRAQNSKKNNYNKKKIERHLAYIDKKLSQYNAELATADNDSKAQIQKNIENHKRHQVKYTQIKQELEADTTTENPQLSTSDPDSRHQIVRGMITEVCYTAQTTVDEKHNILIDYKVTNQNDKKAMGMMLRRAKSILRHHQFTALYDKGYHTGSEFDTAHTLGIKTLVAIPNIGRASQAPDPKYNVEYFKYDKHKDCYICPKEQELTSNQNWYKTRNYKFKQYKTKACKTCPVRNLCTTAKVNGKIVQRSQYAYAIEANAKRVKTNETTYKKRQAIVEHPFGTIKRQWGFDYIITKRTIESASADFGLIALAYNLKRIINIRKASRSSKKHCLCHFRRLNRLHEPKKSNIGVLKSLFYKRQEVFKIAA; encoded by the coding sequence ATGGAATATTTAAAAGGAGATTCTAGGACACAACTTACATTATATACTACTTGTCTTGACGATATGATACCTCAAGATAATTCAGTACGATTTATAGACGAATTTGTCAACACACTTAATTTGCAAGAATTAGGTTTTGATGCCATAGCTTCTCAAGGAAGACCACCTTACAACCCTGCTGATTTACTAAAGTTATATATCTATGGGTATATGAATCGCACTCGATCCTCCAGAGTTTTGGAAAAAGAATGCTCCCGAAATATTGAAGTGATGTGGCTTTTGAAAAATCTTAAACCAGATCATAATACGATAGCGCGTTTTAGAAAAGAAAATCCAAAAGCTATCAAACGAGTTTTCAGGCAAAGTGTAACCATTGCAAAGAACTTTAACTTGATTGGTGGAGTTCTTATCGCGGGTGATTCTACCAAATTAAGAGCGCAGAATAGCAAGAAGAATAATTACAATAAGAAAAAGATTGAACGGCATTTAGCATATATTGATAAAAAACTATCACAATACAATGCAGAATTGGCTACTGCTGATAATGATAGTAAAGCTCAAATTCAGAAAAATATTGAAAATCATAAACGACATCAAGTTAAGTATACGCAGATAAAGCAAGAATTAGAAGCTGATACAACTACTGAAAATCCTCAGTTATCTACGAGTGATCCAGACAGCAGACATCAAATAGTAAGAGGAATGATAACAGAAGTTTGCTATACTGCACAAACTACTGTTGACGAAAAACATAACATACTTATTGATTATAAAGTGACCAATCAAAACGATAAAAAAGCAATGGGAATGATGCTCAGAAGAGCTAAATCTATTTTAAGGCATCATCAGTTTACAGCTCTTTACGATAAAGGATATCATACAGGAAGTGAATTTGATACTGCACATACATTAGGAATAAAAACTTTAGTAGCTATACCAAATATAGGAAGAGCCAGTCAAGCTCCTGATCCTAAATATAATGTAGAATATTTTAAATATGATAAGCACAAAGATTGTTATATATGCCCAAAAGAACAAGAACTAACAAGTAACCAAAATTGGTATAAGACACGTAACTATAAGTTCAAACAATATAAAACCAAGGCATGTAAAACTTGCCCTGTTAGGAACTTATGTACAACAGCTAAAGTCAATGGAAAGATCGTACAGCGAAGTCAGTATGCCTATGCAATTGAAGCCAATGCAAAACGAGTAAAAACCAATGAAACAACATACAAAAAGCGACAAGCTATCGTAGAACATCCCTTTGGAACCATTAAAAGACAATGGGGTTTTGATTATATTATTACGAAACGAACAATTGAATCGGCATCTGCTGATTTTGGATTGATTGCTTTAGCCTATAATCTGAAAAGAATTATCAATATCCGTAAAGCTTCAAGGAGTAGCAAAAAACACTGTTTGTGCCATTTTAGAAGGCTCAACCGCTTACATGAGCCCAAAAAGAGCAATATTGGCGTGTTAAAATCATTATTCTATAAAAGACAAGAAGTATTTAAAATAGCTGCGTAA
- a CDS encoding ApaLI family restriction endonuclease yields the protein MNKKELVDYCKSIGIETKGKTKNTLMEDAETYVDQQILQAKKDGTDYELLYSKIEELSNRYAETLNGKIEGRKEEMLEDDNSHYLIYRVLGISNERGQLIDVYQNTGRFLYKYAGSFLEEATVLCFKFNNLNGKRTLVNNTIGSKPKTFEIDFLDRNNAIEIKWRDATTDGDHITKEHTRVECITNYNYKPIRVMFYYPQRKQAIKIQKILSTYYKGVNGEYYGGDEAWNFVKEYTGYDLSEILTSIADKKTSADESK from the coding sequence TTGAACAAAAAAGAACTTGTAGATTACTGTAAATCTATAGGAATTGAGACAAAAGGAAAAACTAAAAACACTTTAATGGAGGATGCAGAAACATACGTCGATCAACAAATCCTTCAAGCGAAAAAGGACGGTACAGACTATGAGTTACTATATTCAAAAATTGAAGAACTTTCTAATCGGTATGCCGAAACTCTAAACGGAAAAATAGAGGGTAGAAAAGAAGAAATGCTCGAAGATGACAACTCTCATTATCTAATTTATAGAGTATTGGGAATTTCTAATGAAAGAGGACAATTAATTGATGTTTATCAAAATACAGGTCGATTTCTCTACAAATATGCAGGCTCTTTTTTGGAGGAAGCAACCGTTCTATGTTTTAAATTCAATAACTTAAACGGAAAGAGAACACTTGTAAATAATACAATAGGTTCAAAACCCAAAACATTTGAAATTGACTTTTTAGATCGCAACAACGCTATTGAAATCAAATGGCGAGATGCAACAACAGATGGAGACCATATAACAAAAGAGCATACAAGAGTTGAGTGTATAACTAATTATAATTATAAGCCAATTCGAGTTATGTTTTACTATCCTCAAAGGAAACAAGCGATTAAAATTCAAAAAATACTTTCTACATACTATAAAGGTGTAAATGGAGAATATTATGGTGGAGATGAAGCTTGGAATTTTGTCAAAGAATATACTGGATACGACTTATCAGAAATCTTAACTTCTATCGCAGATAAAAAAACTAGTGCTGATGAAAGTAAATAA
- a CDS encoding DUF5694 domain-containing protein, with amino-acid sequence MKEFTQIFISIAVLSVLITSCGQESKQKNDKLETEGTEKIKVYLLGTFHFAQTDSTYNVLDTKHQKSIEDLCEIIANQKPDKIFVERQPEYEFQNKIDSLYNIYIKMSRPLKARNEIYQVGFRAAKKLGHKKVFQCDHPGQYGRFNRATIDYATKNNQTDILEAKRLGTVMRYDDTVDEDSIMNSVTLLEYIQWINSPEVMTTSHASYLTNYPQIGSNDYYNYDDDFTLIGAELTADWYNRNIMIYSKMINQVEYENDKSILLLMGADHIPIIKSFFDANPYFKVEQTSEWLK; translated from the coding sequence ATGAAAGAATTCACACAAATATTTATATCAATAGCAGTATTGAGTGTTTTAATTACTAGTTGTGGTCAAGAATCAAAACAGAAAAATGATAAATTGGAAACAGAGGGAACAGAAAAGATCAAAGTCTATTTGCTAGGCACTTTTCATTTTGCACAAACTGACTCAACTTACAATGTTCTGGATACAAAGCATCAAAAAAGTATTGAGGATTTATGCGAAATTATTGCAAATCAAAAACCCGATAAAATATTTGTTGAAAGACAACCCGAATATGAATTCCAAAATAAAATAGATTCTCTCTACAATATTTATATTAAGATGTCTCGTCCATTAAAAGCAAGAAATGAAATTTATCAAGTTGGTTTTAGGGCAGCAAAAAAATTAGGTCATAAAAAAGTTTTTCAGTGCGATCACCCAGGGCAATATGGTCGTTTCAACAGAGCCACAATAGACTATGCTACTAAAAACAATCAAACTGACATATTAGAAGCTAAAAGATTGGGAACTGTAATGAGATATGATGATACAGTTGATGAAGACTCCATTATGAATAGCGTTACTCTTCTCGAATATATTCAATGGATAAATAGTCCAGAGGTGATGACAACTTCTCATGCATCTTATCTTACAAATTATCCTCAAATAGGCAGTAACGATTATTACAATTATGATGATGATTTCACTCTAATTGGTGCTGAACTCACAGCTGACTGGTACAATAGAAATATTATGATATACTCTAAAATGATAAATCAAGTTGAATATGAAAATGATAAATCAATCTTACTTTTAATGGGAGCTGACCATATACCAATTATTAAAAGTTTCTTTGATGCAAATCCCTATTTTAAAGTAGAACAAACATCTGAATGGTTGAAATAA
- a CDS encoding ABC transporter substrate-binding protein, whose protein sequence is MDPTGIISVILTFIGLIFAWFQIDHRFKRKKKLEKIPTDVLARVLKTKVLRIGWFDYPPFIEFNSDNSKKPKGLYPLILKKVSEKFNLKIEWTQINIGDCIGMIENDKVDIVISIFQTAKRAKKTDFTCFLHSITVGGVTKKSIKDVNSLTDLLNSNYKIVVSKGEIGHELIDTLDIRNSRITIINTDNISKILSFLRSGDAEIALLDSVSIKNYFTKTADSYLKSLKQIFVNRPLEICHMGTMIPIGQKKLSDWIEGEFRIARNDKKIQLVESEIIENYKELVSKF, encoded by the coding sequence ATGGACCCAACAGGAATTATATCAGTTATTCTGACCTTCATAGGTCTAATTTTTGCTTGGTTTCAAATTGACCATCGTTTCAAAAGGAAAAAGAAACTTGAAAAAATACCTACCGATGTCCTTGCAAGAGTATTAAAGACAAAAGTTTTAAGAATTGGATGGTTCGATTATCCGCCTTTCATTGAATTTAATTCTGACAACTCTAAAAAGCCTAAAGGTCTTTATCCATTGATTCTGAAAAAAGTATCTGAAAAATTCAATCTTAAAATAGAATGGACTCAAATTAATATTGGAGATTGTATTGGAATGATTGAAAACGATAAAGTCGATATTGTTATTTCCATTTTCCAAACTGCCAAGAGAGCAAAAAAAACTGACTTTACTTGTTTTTTGCATTCGATTACAGTCGGAGGAGTTACGAAGAAATCAATAAAGGACGTAAATTCTCTAACTGACTTACTGAATAGCAATTACAAAATTGTTGTTTCAAAAGGAGAAATTGGACACGAATTAATAGATACACTGGATATTCGCAATTCAAGAATTACAATAATAAATACTGACAATATTTCTAAGATATTATCTTTTTTAAGGTCAGGTGATGCTGAAATAGCCTTATTGGATTCAGTTTCAATAAAAAACTATTTTACGAAAACAGCGGATTCTTATTTAAAGAGTCTTAAACAAATTTTTGTAAATAGACCGTTAGAAATTTGTCATATGGGAACTATGATTCCCATCGGTCAAAAAAAACTATCAGATTGGATTGAAGGTGAATTTAGAATAGCAAGAAATGATAAAAAAATCCAATTGGTGGAATCTGAAATTATCGAAAATTATAAAGAACTAGTATCAAAATTTTAA
- a CDS encoding NAD(P)-dependent oxidoreductase, producing MKVLVVGASGATGRHLVNQLLIQGNEVKVIVRSTQYLPDAWKDNTKVQIITASILELSDEEMGKHVSDCNTVASCLGHNMNWKGIYGTPRRLVTDATKRLCSAIKTSSSNHPVKYVLMNTSGNQNRDLVEPISFAQKCVIGLLRVLLPPHVDNEKAADYLRTVIGQNDKHIEWVAVRPDGLIDENEVTEYEIYPSPIRSAIFNAGKVSRINVGHFMSELINDDKLWNKWKGQMPVIYSKASVSNSEK from the coding sequence ATGAAAGTTTTAGTAGTAGGTGCAAGCGGAGCAACAGGGAGACATTTAGTTAATCAGCTTCTAATCCAAGGAAATGAAGTTAAAGTAATTGTGCGTTCTACACAATATTTACCAGATGCTTGGAAAGATAATACTAAGGTGCAAATTATTACAGCAAGCATACTGGAATTAAGTGACGAAGAAATGGGTAAACATGTTTCGGACTGTAACACTGTTGCATCTTGTCTTGGACACAATATGAATTGGAAAGGCATTTATGGTACACCTAGAAGACTAGTTACGGATGCTACTAAACGTCTTTGTTCTGCAATAAAAACCAGTAGCTCAAATCACCCTGTTAAATATGTTTTGATGAATACTTCTGGAAATCAAAATCGTGATTTAGTTGAACCAATCTCGTTTGCTCAAAAATGTGTTATTGGTCTTCTAAGAGTATTATTACCACCTCATGTAGATAACGAAAAAGCAGCTGATTATTTAAGGACTGTAATTGGTCAAAATGATAAGCATATTGAGTGGGTGGCTGTTAGACCAGATGGCTTAATTGACGAAAACGAAGTTACTGAATACGAAATATATCCTTCACCAATTAGAAGTGCAATTTTTAATGCTGGAAAAGTGAGTAGAATAAATGTAGGTCATTTCATGTCAGAATTAATTAACGATGATAAACTTTGGAATAAATGGAAGGGGCAAATGCCTGTTATTTATTCTAAAGCATCTGTATCTAATTCTGAAAAATAG